The Tenuifilum thalassicum genome includes the window GGGTTTTGTAGGCCAAAATATTGGAGCAGGTAAAATTGATAGGGTAAGAAGGGGGCTTTGGGCAACAATAAAAATGTCGGTGGCGTTTAGCATTTCTATTAGTCTAATAATCCTTTTCTGGGGCGATAAAATGATGCTGGTTTTTTCAGATAACTCGGAAGTTATTAGTGTAGGTTACCATTACCTAATGGTGGTAAGCGTTTTTTATGCTGTCTTTGCCATTATGTTCTGTATTAATGGTCTGCTTAGAGGGGCTGGAGCCGCTATTGTTCCCATGTACATCACTCTTTTATCACTTTGGATAGTTCGGTTGCCTTTGGCATATCTTCTTAGCTACACCTTTAAAATGGGCGAGGCTGGCATTTGGTGGTCAATCCCAATTGGTTGGGCTATGGGGGCTGTCGGCGCTATTTTTTACTATAGACTTGGTAATTGGAAAAATAAATCTGTGGTTCGACCACATGTTTCCGATGATGAGGAGGTTGTAACCGATATTGTGTAAGGAGTTTAATTGCATACTAACTAAAATCTATTATTTTTGCATTCTGTTTAATTAAATTAAGACAATTATGGCAAGCAGAAGAAATCTTAAAAAGGATATCGATTACCTAATGAGCGAGGTTATTAGCGATTGTTACACCTATATGTTAATTCACGGAGAGAAAAAACGTGATGAGGCAATAGCTATTATTGAATCGATTTTAGAAAAACGTAATGATTTAATTCATCGCATTAAGCATCCCGAAAATAAGTCAGATAAGAAAGCGGTAAAGGCTCACTATAAAGCCATTCATGAGGATTTGCTTAAAGCTATTGATGAGAGTTTTAGCAAGCTTAGCGAGTTAACAAAAGCATAACTAGTAATTATCATCAGCTTACGCCCGGCCATGCCGGGCTTTTTTATTTAACAAACTTTTTTAGTAGTAGCATATCATATTTTATAATTTTGTTTGTTTAAAAATGGATAATCATGATTAATGAGTTTAAAAACTATTTTTCTGATATAAAACTCAGGGGTAATATCTACTTGATGCTTATTTGGCGTTTCACCCTTGTCATGTTAATTTTTTCTGTTTGCCGAGTACTATTCTACCTGTTTAACACCGATTTTTTTGCTAACGTTACTCTTAGTAGCTTTCTAAGAATGATGGCAGGTGGCTTATGGTTCGATTCAAGCGCGTTGATATATACAAACTTGTTATACCTTTTTATATACCTTCTACCATTTACATTTAGGTATAATAGGTGGGTTGAAAAGACTCTAAAATACTTATATGTAATAACTAACAGCATTGCTATTGGTGCAAATCTGGCCGATATAATATATTTCCGATTTACACTTCGTAGAACTACATCGACACTTTTCTCGGAGTTCAAACATGAATCGAATTTTGGGTCGCTCATCCCAAAATTTATTGCCGATTACTGGTATATTTTCCTAATTTGGGTTGCTCTTACCGCAGTGCTAGTAATATTTTATGGGAAGGTTAAACCGATTAAGAAGGGAAAGGGTTCCCAGTATCATTTTGTATATGGATTAAATGGTTTAGTGTTGATGCTTTTATTCGCCACGCTAATGGTTGGAGGTATGCGGGGCGGTTTTAGACACAGCACACGTCCCATTACTCTTAGTAACGCAGGTCAGTATGTTAGTGAACCCCTTGAAGCTGCTATAGTACTTAATACACCTTTTGCCATTTACAGGACACTTGGGAAAAAATCGCTTCATAAGGTCGATTTTTATAGCTCTAAAGAAGAGTTGAACTCAATTTACACACCTGTTCATCACCCACAAACAGCCGACTCGCTTAAGCGAATGAATGTGGTGATTTTTATTTTAGAAAGTTTTGGTAGAGAGTATATTGGTGCTTATAATACACATTTAAGAGATAGCCTAGGATATAAGGGATTTACACCCTTCTTAGATTCCCTCATCAATCATTCATTATGGTACCGTTACGCTTTTGGAAATGGGCGCAAATCAATTGATGGTATGCCCTCGGTACTGGCAAGTATTCCTATGTTTGTAGAGCCATACTTTCTAACAAGCTACTCAACAAATAAGATAAATAGCATTGCATCGCTTCTGCGAAGCGAAGGTTACCATACAGCCTACTTCCATGGCGCACCGAATGGTTCAATGGGGTTTCAAGCCTTTGCCAATGTGGCAGGATTTGAGGAGTACTATGGTATGACGGAGTACAATAACCCCGACGATTTTGATGGGATGTGGGGTATTTGGGACGAGGAGTTTTTCCAATTCTTTGCCAAAACAATTAATGGTTTCAAACAGCCATTCTGTGCTGCCTTGTTCTCAGTTTCTTCGCACCACCCCTTTAAAATACCTGAGCGGTACCAGGGTAAGTTCCCAAAAGGAACGCTGCCAATTCATCAATGTATTGCATATACCGACTATTCTTTGAAGCGATTTTTTCAGACAGCCTCAAAGATGGATTGGTTTAAAAACACGCTTTTTGTGATTACCGCCGACCATCCAAACCAGTCGCAGTTTAAGGAGTACCAGTCGAGTGCTGGTGCATTTTCGGTACCATTGCTCTTTTACACACCTAATGGTTCTTTAGTTGGGCGAAAAGATGAGCTTGCCCAGCAAATCGATATCATGCCATCGGTTCTTGGGTATCTGAACTATAATAAACCATTTGTGGCTTTTGGACGGAACCTGTTCGATAAGGAATCAAAACCTTTTGTAGTTAACTACACCAACAATAGCTATCAGCTATTAATGGACGATTATGTTATGGTTTTTGACGGAAACCAAACCAAGGGTTTGTATAGCTACAAATCGGATATTCTAATGAAGGAGAATTTAAAAGATAAACTTCCCGATGTTGTAGAAAAGATGGAGCATTTCCTTAAGGCTGTAATTCAGCAGTATAACAGTAGGATGATTGAAGATAAGCTAACTCAAGTAGATTAGTTATATATTCCAACAAAATCGCCGTTTTTAACAACCTTATACTGTTTTAAAGGATAACCATCCTTTGGATAGCCGTAATTAACCAGGTAGTAAACCGTTCCGCAATGCGGACAGGTAGCCGTACCCGAACCGTTTGCATCGAGGTTTACCGATGCGTTAATATCTATGTGCTTAGGGCAGGTTGCATCAAAGGCAAGTATTTCTTCGTCGCTTAATCTGAACACAATTACACCATTGTTGTTGTACCCTACATTATTAATTTTCACAGCACCCATTACAACATTTAAGTTTTGGTAGGCGGGCTCTTTTAAGTTAAACTCAATTTTTACAGGAACTTCGGGGATAATATCATCTAAGCCATCGTCGCAGGTGGTTAAACCTGTTATGATTGTTGCTAAAAGTAAATATTGGAGTATCTTTGTTTGCATCAATTTGTAAATATTAGTATCTTGGGCAAAGTTATAAAAAAGATATGGTTTATTGCGATTGTTCTTTTAGTGTTTAGTGGCTGTTCTAAAAACCTTGCTCCAACAGTTGTGCCAGCTAATCCTGGCGAAAAGGTTTGGAAGGTACGGGTTAAGGAGATTCGGCGAAAGTGGATTGCCTTTAGGTACAAAAGAAAGACTGAAAGGTTAACACGAAAAGCAAAATCAAAATCTGAAAAACTGAAGCGAAAAGATGCTAGTGCAGAGAAGAAGTTAGCTGAACAGCACATGAAGAATCAGCATCCTGAGGTTCAGGAACGTATGAAACAATCGCAAAAGGAGGCAGAAAAGAATAGAACGAAACGTACGCTACGTCAACGCTTACGTTTATGGTTGTGGAAGTTTAAATAGTTTGATAAAAATTTTACGATATGGATGCAGGAGATTTCATATACATACTTATTGCTATTGGCTTAGCTATACTCAATGCTGTTGGAAACGCCAACAAAAAGAAAAAGCAAGCAGAGCAGAAAAGGCAGTCGCAAGCTTATTCATCAGCTCAAAAAACATTTGAGGAAAAAGATTCCTCAGAAGTTAACGATGACCTTTTGAAGAAGTTGCAAGAGCTTGTTGGTGAGGATATATCTTATAACCAAACTGAAGATGAGTATGTTGAATCGCAGCAAGAAAATGTGACTGAAACCTACCAAGAGTATGGCTCACCTGAGCAGCAGTATGATGATGTAAATGAGCCAATTGCCGATATTCCTGTTTCGGAGGAACAACTTTATCCAACTCATGATTCTGAAATACTAGATGTACAGCAACCTGAAAAATATGAACCAATTGATGTTCCTGTTTCAGAGGTAGAAGGCCAAATTGGAGAGTTCGACTATCAGGAATCGACCAAGGCGGAGGAGGAGAGGTTAAAGAGCCAAGAGATTGGAGCCGATAACGAAATTAAGGAGGAAGAAAAAAAATCAATTTTAGCCGATTTTGACGCCCGAAAGGCAGTAGTTTACGCCGAAATAATTAAGCCAAAATATTTTTAAACGAGCTAAACCACTTGCCTACGTAAACAAAATTTTGTATATTTGCACCGAAGAGTTCCGATAGGTTTGTCGGGATTCTTTTTTATTTAAATATTATAGAAACATGAGTAAAGTAAACTATTTAACCGAAGAAGGGCTACAAAAGCTGCGCAAAGAGTTAGAGCATCTGAAGTCAGTTGAGCGCCCAGCAATCTCAAAAATGATTGCTGAAGCACGCGATAAAGGCGATTTATCGGAAAATGCAGAGTATGATGCAGCCAAAGAGGCTCAGGGTTTACTTGAACTACGCATATCAAAGCTAGAGGACCTAATTGCCAATGCACGAATAATCGATGAATCAAAAATTGATACAAGTACGGTGCAGGTACTTAATAAGGTGAAGATTAAGAACCTTAAAAATAACGCCGTAATGGAGTACACCCTGGTCCCAGAGTCGGAAGCTAATCTTAAAGAAAACAAGTTATCTATTTCCACTCCTATTGCCAAGGCGCTTATTGGTAAAAAGGTAGGTGAAATTGTTGAAGTTCAAGTACCATCTGGCTTAATTAAATTTGAGATACTCAATATTTCAATCTAAAACCATTTTGATATGGCTACTATCTTTAGTCGAATTGTTAAGGGAGAGATTCCTTCGTATAAGGTTGCCGAAGACGAAAGGTTTTATGCTTTCCTCGATATTAATCCATTGGCTAAAGGGCATACGTTGGTAATCCCTAAGGTTGAGGTTGACTATCTTTTTGACCTCGACCCTGATACTTTGTCTGGACTCACGCTCTTTGCCCAACGTGTTGCTAAAGCCATTGAAAAGGTTGTGCCTTGTAAACGAATTGGTGTCGCAGTACTTGGTCTAGAGGTGCCACATGCACATATTCATCTCGTTCCTTTGAATAAAGAATCCGACATCGATTTTAGGAAACCCAAATTGAATCTTACCAGCGAAGAGTTCCAAGAGATAGCAAAAAAAATTGCTGCTGAGTTTAAGTAATTTCTGCTGTTTTAGTAAATAGCTTCTATAATAATCCCTGGCTGATGCCAGGGTTTTTTATAAATAGAATTTACATTCTGCAAATCCGATAAACCGCTATCAAAATATTCTGCTAAAAATTATTATTTACCGCTACTTCGTTCAACAAAATATCTCTTATAGCTGGAAGCTTGTAAGAGGTAATCGGCAGGAGCCTCTTGGCTCATCTCAATAATACGGTTACAGCATTCAATTGCAAACTTATTGCTTGTGCCTGAATCAAAAGCAATTAGGATTACACGCATAAGGTACTCGTAGCTATTAGGGTGATGTTTGAGTGCTTCCTCAAGCACAGCTATTGCCCTAGTAGGAAGATTGTTTTGTACATAAAAATCGGTTAAGGCCAAAGTGGCTTGGGAGCTATAATTGCATTCGATGCAAGCGGTTTTGAGTAACGATTCTGCTTTATCAAAACGGCCCATTTTTGCATAAGTTGTTCCCAATAATCTATGTCCTACAGCAGGCTGAATCGATGCAACTTCCTCAGCAATTTCAATAGCTCGACTAAAGCTACCACCATGCGAAGCGGGGAGTTTTACTATTTCATTGATTAGCTCTTCTGCAATATTGATATCAGCTTTACTTGTGCTCCATTGCTGTTCAAGCTGTTCTACTTTATTGTGCAACGTGTTCAGCTCATCAATAATGGTAAAACCGCTTTGCTTTATTCTCTGCTTATATGCTGCTCTTGAAATGGCGTGAGCCCCTACAGGGTTGGTTAGCAAAAGGAAGGTAATAATAATGAAAGCTTTGGCAAAAACTCCAACTTGGTCAAAGTGTATTGATATACCAAGTAGAACCATTCCTAGTCCTAATGTCGATGCCTTTGTTATGGCCGACATGCGCGAGTAAAAATCTGGAAACTTAAGTATACCTATTGATGCAACAAACATGAATAGCGAACCTATTGCAATTAGTAGCGATGTAACTATCTCGTTTATCATTATTCCTTTCTTTTAAAAATGTAATACGCAAACGACATTGCTCCTAGAAATGCTATTAACGAAAGCACTACAGCAACATCCAAAAAGTTTACATTTTCCCATATTAATGAGAACATGGCAATAGATGCAATAACAAGTGTTGTGAATAAATCGAAGGCTGTAACCCTATCGGGAAGCGATGGACCTCGTAGAAAACGAATAACCACAAGAAGCATTGAGAGCCCAATTAGAATCATTGATATTTTAAGCACAATATTTACCATGAATGCCTGTTTTAGTTAAAAATTCGTTGAACTCGTCTTTCAAAACCATTCTTTATTTGCGACTTAATTCTATCGGTATCGCCATTGGGAATGTACATGGCATGTATAAAAAGTAGCGACTTGTCTTCTGAAACCTCTATGCTTAAGGTACCAGGTGTTAATGAGATAAGCGAGGCAAGGATGGTAATCTCAAGGTCATCTTTTAAATCTAAAGGTAGGGCAATAATCCCAGCTTTGATATGAGTTTTTCTGGTCAGCACCTCTCGCACAATCTGAAAGGTAGCCGTTAACATCTCTCTTGCAAAGTATAGTACAAACTCAGCAAAATATATACCTTGAAAGAAAGTTTTCCGGCTAAAGAAAAAGGTTAAAAGCCACAAGGAAAAGAGAATTGAAAAGAAAATTACCAAAACCCAATGTGCAACAAGCGAAAAATCAATGTAGAATAAATATCCTACTGTAAGTATTGTCGATACTAATATTAATCTGAATATTATTCTCATTCTGTCTATTGTAATTAAACACCAAAAGAGAAAGGCTAACTTCGTTTAATTAATATGGTTTAACACGCTTTCAATATAGCTCTGATTATCTACTAAAAAGTTAGAGGCTTTCATGCTCCATTCAATTACTGAGTTTGGGGAAAAGCTAATTACTAGAACTACCAATGTAATTGCAATAATGCTAAGCATCATTCCAGGTTGCAATTTAATAAGTTTGATTAAATCAAACTTTTCATTTTGGCTGCCATTAGGCGATGGCTTCCAGAACACCTCATTCCAAATCTTGGTCATTGAAAAGAGTGTAAGTAAGCTAACAAGTAGTGAAATGGTAGTAACTGTTACTACGAGCGTGCTCCCTTCTTGGAACCCGCTCCAGGCAAGCAGATATTTACCCCAAAAGCCAGTTAATGGTGGGATGCCAGTAAGGGCAAATGCCGATATCGCAAAAAAGAGGGCAAGCCAAGGCGATTGCCTAAGAACACCTCCAAGCTCTTTTAGCTTATAGCTACCAAAGTTTCGGTTTACGGTGCCCGCAACAAAAAACAGGTTTGTTTTAACAAGCACATTATGAATCACGAAAAAAAGCGAGCCAGCAATAGCCAATGGGGTAAAAATAGCTAGCCCCATTAGCATATAGCCAATCTGTGATACGATATGAAAGGAAAGAATTTTTCTGAAATCCACCTGAGCAGCTGCACCAAGTACACCAATTACCATGGTTAGTGCTGCAAGCACAAGCATGATTATCTGTAAAAATGTATCTTCAAGAGGGTAGATAACCGTGAAGAACCGTGTCATAGAATATATGCCAACCTTGGTAAGCAAAGCAACAATAAGTGCGGTAAAACCAATTGGTGCAGTGTGATATGATGCGGGAAGCCAAAAGAATAAAGGAAAGATAGCCGCTTTAATACCAAAGCTAATAAAAAAGAAAACAGCAGTTGTATTTACTAGCAGCTGGTCTGTAACTAAGGGGAGTGCTTTTCCTATCATGGCCATATTTAGATGTCCGGTTAAACCGTACAGCAATCCTATCCCAATAAGGAATAGTGTTGAGCTCAGGACATTAATTGCTACGTATTTTAGCGACCCCTCAAGTTGCTGCTTGTCTGCACCAATTGTAAATAGTACAAACGACGAAACCAGCATAACCTCGAACCAAACGTATAGGTTGAAAATATCACCCGCAAGGAATGTTCCTGTTAGCCCAAAAACAAGGAAAAAATAAACTGGAAAGAATATTGAAATGGATGTTTTAGATTTAATGAATGAAACGGCATACCAAAATGCTACCACCGACATGAAAGAGCTAAGGAGCAGGTAAATTGTAGACATACGGTCGGCTACTAACATAATGCCAAAACCGGTAGGCCAACTTCCTACATTCACAATCTCAATGCCTATGGCATTATCCTTTTGGAATAGCGTTATTGCAGCAATCAGTTGCAATAAAGTTGATATCGCGCCAATACTTACCTGTAATTTTTTCCTACCCCATGCCGAGAACATTAGGATTGCTGTTGCAAGAGGGGTAAATAGAACTGTAACTAAAGCAATATTTTGCATGGGATTAATCAATTTTTTCTGATGAGTTCAACTTATCCATATCCGAAGTTCCTGTAACTTTGTAAACCCTTCGGATAAGCACAATGGCAAATGCTTGAATACCAAAACCAATCACAATAGCTGTTAGTATAAGTGCTTGGGGTATTGGGTCGGCAAAAGGTGGCGATAACACATTCTCTGTTTTGTTTATTATAGCAGGAACACCACGATTAAGCCTGCTTATTAAGAAAATGAAAAGGTTCGTGGCGTAGCTAAGCATCATAATACCTATAATGAGTTTTACCATGCCTTTTTGAAACATTAGGTAGAGCCCAGCAGCAAATAGTATTCCCGTAAGTATTGTAAGAACTATTTCCATGACTAATTTTTTGAAAGAATAAACGTTATGTTTAACACCACACCAATAACCAAAGCGTAAACACCTATGTCAAACATTAAAGGTGTGCCTAGCTTGCCTATTAATGGAACCGAAAACTTTAGCCAAACACCTGTCATAAGAGGGTGTCCTAGAAGAAGAGGGATTATAAGGCTAATGAGGGCTATAGTTAGCCCTATCGCTATAATTCCCATTGGGCGAATCCTATACTTAGCAATGGTATTGTTTACACCAAGAACCATTGCTCTCATAAACAAACCTATTGCTGCAAGCAGGCCGCCTATAAAACCGCCTCCAGCAGCATTATGGCCTCTAAATAGTAGAAATAGCGAGAACAATATGAATAGAGGTGTTAGTAGTTTGACCGATGTTTTAAGAATAACCGTTCGCATAAGTGTTTTATTAGTTACTTCGAATGTACTTTAACATGGAGAAAATCCCCAACGACGCAATGGCAAGTACCGTTATTTCTCCCATGGTATCCAATCCTCTAAAATCGACTAAAATAACATTAACAACATTTCGCCCCTTAGCAAGCAGGTAGCTCGATTGGGCATAAAAATCTCTTACAGGCGATGCGGAAGGTAAGGTATGTATCCATAATAAAATAATTGTCATGGTAATGCCAAAGAGCAGGGCAGGAATCATCAGCTTAATTTTATTGCTCCTTTTTATTTCTATGAACTTAGGAAGATAGTTAAGGGTTAGCACAAAAAGAACAATGGTTAGCGTTTCAATAAGAAACTGGGTCATTGCCACATCGGGACCACCAAAATAAAGGAAGGTGGCGGCAGTTCCATATCCAATTAGGCCTAGAGAAACTATTGAGGTTAAACGTGATTTGGCAACCAACGTATTTGCTATTCCGATTCCCATAAGTATAACAAAAACAAGTTCGTACCATTTCAGTTGGGTAAGCTCATAAAAGTTTTGGAGGTGTATAGAATTATTACTCAATAGAACCTGTAACCATATTATCGATATTAAAGTTAAGGTGATGATAATTAGATAGTTCCTTAATATTCCAGATTGAAAGAATTTTGTTTGTCCCTTGGCAACTCTCAATAGTGCAGGGATGCTTTTGTTATAAACATTTTCGGGGCCTGGTTTCTGGTTAAGTTTATGCTTATCGGAAA containing:
- a CDS encoding LTA synthase family protein gives rise to the protein MINEFKNYFSDIKLRGNIYLMLIWRFTLVMLIFSVCRVLFYLFNTDFFANVTLSSFLRMMAGGLWFDSSALIYTNLLYLFIYLLPFTFRYNRWVEKTLKYLYVITNSIAIGANLADIIYFRFTLRRTTSTLFSEFKHESNFGSLIPKFIADYWYIFLIWVALTAVLVIFYGKVKPIKKGKGSQYHFVYGLNGLVLMLLFATLMVGGMRGGFRHSTRPITLSNAGQYVSEPLEAAIVLNTPFAIYRTLGKKSLHKVDFYSSKEELNSIYTPVHHPQTADSLKRMNVVIFILESFGREYIGAYNTHLRDSLGYKGFTPFLDSLINHSLWYRYAFGNGRKSIDGMPSVLASIPMFVEPYFLTSYSTNKINSIASLLRSEGYHTAYFHGAPNGSMGFQAFANVAGFEEYYGMTEYNNPDDFDGMWGIWDEEFFQFFAKTINGFKQPFCAALFSVSSHHPFKIPERYQGKFPKGTLPIHQCIAYTDYSLKRFFQTASKMDWFKNTLFVITADHPNQSQFKEYQSSAGAFSVPLLFYTPNGSLVGRKDELAQQIDIMPSVLGYLNYNKPFVAFGRNLFDKESKPFVVNYTNNSYQLLMDDYVMVFDGNQTKGLYSYKSDILMKENLKDKLPDVVEKMEHFLKAVIQQYNSRMIEDKLTQVD
- a CDS encoding Rieske (2Fe-2S) protein; amino-acid sequence: MQTKILQYLLLATIITGLTTCDDGLDDIIPEVPVKIEFNLKEPAYQNLNVVMGAVKINNVGYNNNGVIVFRLSDEEILAFDATCPKHIDINASVNLDANGSGTATCPHCGTVYYLVNYGYPKDGYPLKQYKVVKNGDFVGIYN
- the greA gene encoding transcription elongation factor GreA — translated: MSKVNYLTEEGLQKLRKELEHLKSVERPAISKMIAEARDKGDLSENAEYDAAKEAQGLLELRISKLEDLIANARIIDESKIDTSTVQVLNKVKIKNLKNNAVMEYTLVPESEANLKENKLSISTPIAKALIGKKVGEIVEVQVPSGLIKFEILNISI
- a CDS encoding HIT family protein, producing the protein MATIFSRIVKGEIPSYKVAEDERFYAFLDINPLAKGHTLVIPKVEVDYLFDLDPDTLSGLTLFAQRVAKAIEKVVPCKRIGVAVLGLEVPHAHIHLVPLNKESDIDFRKPKLNLTSEEFQEIAKKIAAEFK
- the mnhG gene encoding monovalent cation/H(+) antiporter subunit G; the encoded protein is MINEIVTSLLIAIGSLFMFVASIGILKFPDFYSRMSAITKASTLGLGMVLLGISIHFDQVGVFAKAFIIITFLLLTNPVGAHAISRAAYKQRIKQSGFTIIDELNTLHNKVEQLEQQWSTSKADINIAEELINEIVKLPASHGGSFSRAIEIAEEVASIQPAVGHRLLGTTYAKMGRFDKAESLLKTACIECNYSSQATLALTDFYVQNNLPTRAIAVLEEALKHHPNSYEYLMRVILIAFDSGTSNKFAIECCNRIIEMSQEAPADYLLQASSYKRYFVERSSGK
- a CDS encoding monovalent cation/H+ antiporter complex subunit F, translating into MVNIVLKISMILIGLSMLLVVIRFLRGPSLPDRVTAFDLFTTLVIASIAMFSLIWENVNFLDVAVVLSLIAFLGAMSFAYYIFKRKE
- a CDS encoding Na+/H+ antiporter subunit E yields the protein MRIIFRLILVSTILTVGYLFYIDFSLVAHWVLVIFFSILFSLWLLTFFFSRKTFFQGIYFAEFVLYFAREMLTATFQIVREVLTRKTHIKAGIIALPLDLKDDLEITILASLISLTPGTLSIEVSEDKSLLFIHAMYIPNGDTDRIKSQIKNGFERRVQRIFN
- a CDS encoding proton-conducting transporter transmembrane domain-containing protein translates to MQNIALVTVLFTPLATAILMFSAWGRKKLQVSIGAISTLLQLIAAITLFQKDNAIGIEIVNVGSWPTGFGIMLVADRMSTIYLLLSSFMSVVAFWYAVSFIKSKTSISIFFPVYFFLVFGLTGTFLAGDIFNLYVWFEVMLVSSFVLFTIGADKQQLEGSLKYVAINVLSSTLFLIGIGLLYGLTGHLNMAMIGKALPLVTDQLLVNTTAVFFFISFGIKAAIFPLFFWLPASYHTAPIGFTALIVALLTKVGIYSMTRFFTVIYPLEDTFLQIIMLVLAALTMVIGVLGAAAQVDFRKILSFHIVSQIGYMLMGLAIFTPLAIAGSLFFVIHNVLVKTNLFFVAGTVNRNFGSYKLKELGGVLRQSPWLALFFAISAFALTGIPPLTGFWGKYLLAWSGFQEGSTLVVTVTTISLLVSLLTLFSMTKIWNEVFWKPSPNGSQNEKFDLIKLIKLQPGMMLSIIAITLVVLVISFSPNSVIEWSMKASNFLVDNQSYIESVLNHIN
- a CDS encoding Na+/H+ antiporter subunit C, encoding MEIVLTILTGILFAAGLYLMFQKGMVKLIIGIMMLSYATNLFIFLISRLNRGVPAIINKTENVLSPPFADPIPQALILTAIVIGFGIQAFAIVLIRRVYKVTGTSDMDKLNSSEKID
- a CDS encoding MnhB domain-containing protein codes for the protein MRTVILKTSVKLLTPLFILFSLFLLFRGHNAAGGGFIGGLLAAIGLFMRAMVLGVNNTIAKYRIRPMGIIAIGLTIALISLIIPLLLGHPLMTGVWLKFSVPLIGKLGTPLMFDIGVYALVIGVVLNITFILSKN